One window of the Penaeus vannamei isolate JL-2024 chromosome 31, ASM4276789v1, whole genome shotgun sequence genome contains the following:
- the LOC113801754 gene encoding prespore vesicle protein-like: MRVVAPVNLLSKATTSSKGTAEAQQRHRRGTATAQQRHSRGTATAQQRHNKGTAEVQQRHSRGTAEAQQRPSKRHSKGTAKAQQRHSKGTAEAQQKAQQRHSKRHSKGPAKAQQRHSKDTAEAQQKASKRTAKRTANAQQKAQQKAQQRHSKRHSRGPAKGTAEAQQKAQQRHSKRHSRGPAKGTATAQQRHNRGTAKAQQKAQQRPSKRHSNGTAKGTAEVRHRASVDQGLGHSTGSLDQTLAVDGEGSGFIDAPGEQKGAPRRNEKTMAQSDETQLLLNLCQDKHDVLKLRFLDVAIPRYTTYLNRPISEQTVVKSY, translated from the exons caacaaccaGCAGCAAAGGCACAGCAGAGGCACAGCAACGGCACAGAAGAGGCACAGCAACGGCGCAACAAAGGCACAGCAGAGGTACAGCAACGGCACAGCAACGGCACAACAAAGGCACAGCAGAGGTACAGCAGAGGCACAGCAGAGGTACAGCAGAGGCACAGCAAAGGCCCAGCAAAAGGCACAGCAAAGGCACAGCAAAGGCACAGCAACGGCACAGCAAAGGCACAGCAGAGGCCCAGCAAAAGGCCCAGCAGAGGCACAGCAAAAGGCACAGCAAAGGCCCAGCAAAGGCACAGCAGAGGCACAGCAAAGACACAGCAGAGGCACAGCAAAAGGCCAGCAAACGCACAGCAAAACGCACAGCAAACGCACAGCAAAAGGCACAGCAAAAGGCACAGCAGAGGCACAGCAAAAGGCACAGCAGAGGCCCAGCAAAAGGCACAGCAGAGGCCCAGCAAAAGGCACAGCAGAGGCACAGCAAAAGGCACAGCAGAGGCCCAGCAAAAGGCACAGCAACGGCACAGCAACGGCACAACAGAGGCACAGCAAAGGCACAGCAAAAGGCACAGCAGAGGCCCAGCAAAAGGCACAGCAACGGCACAGCAAAAGGCACAGCAGAGGTGCGGCATCGGGCCTCAGTCGACCAAGGGTTAGGCCATTCAACGGGGAGCCTTGATCAAACCTTGGCCGTAGATGGGGAAGGAAGTGGCTTTATTGACGCGCCGGGAGAACAGAAAGGTgcg CCACGACGTAACGAGAAGACGATGGCACAGAGTGATGAAACCCAGCTCCTTCTCAACCTCTGCCAAGACAAACACGACGTCCTTAAGCTGAGGTTCTTAGATGTGGCAATACCTCGTTACACTACCTACCTCAATCGGCCAATTAGTGAACAAACAGTAGTTAAGAGCTATTAG